Proteins from a single region of Oreochromis niloticus isolate F11D_XX linkage group LG7, O_niloticus_UMD_NMBU, whole genome shotgun sequence:
- the il6st gene encoding interleukin-6 receptor subunit beta isoform X1, protein MVSAAVLHLCVLAWVASVLAAADDYHLVIAPQSPVVQIGSNFTATCMIINTTEVTADDLYWKCSEIIPKEHYIKINTSALNVTVTIRSEKSEWLLCKCKTVSQYVALNEGKFIHGILLRKGYRPEKPKNLSCIAVHESEKISSNIRCQWEAVGNQTEAVPTNYTLFVRQTGSDKVYTASILGPVNSTTVDMNFFPHHMELEIWVVAQNELGKEESEHLIKLANCFVKTKPPSVTVISEAVFPTSLVMNWTSSIDKRYLETIYEIRYCPLGSQMWIYVPLEDTSRYIQSFRLQNLTPDTVYVTQVRCKYNNKNCGYWSDWSRNVTERTPEDLPTSKPDVWIITSAEGINKRQIEFICKDPEVSNGRIRRFNITIEKQKYRIRNGTWEIIPVNRSLTDGSSSKKQFTPLKTIRLDDEESVTVYVTAINSVGASPQAKLIIYRKAREPPAVEKMEVQFLDGQLLISWKSPNRTVSEYVVEWVGDGERNWQRENGKANCSTIKGDLKRFVHYRISVYPIYGKVVGKPVHEQAYAEQGVPSQAPTVNLSGDPGCYTAKLEWDEIPLIKRRGFITNYTIYYRSGTETHGIIVPPNTTSYTLTSLSRNTKYDIWIKASTIRGSVNGSNHSFTTLKYAPGEIEGIVVGVSLGFLFVVLMTMLLCFCKKDVIKDNFWPQIPNPGDSTIGNWSPDYPLKAEAPRENCLSGISVLNVDVCDAKCVFEEDKASLPLKKDKYLSEEHSSGIGGSSCMSSPRQSVSDSDEGGDMADTTASTIQYSSVVASSGYKGQNPSSLPQQSIFSRSESTQPLLDCEENHDTMVQEGSRQCFLRQPCFNHNAGNENATDSNDFNPLEMEQQEVLDFCPLEEDTEHTAPTDCQSDDWIPATVSSYMPQLGGYRPQ, encoded by the exons ATGGTCTCTGCAGCTGTGCTCCATCTGTGCGTTTTAGCTTGGGTGGCTTCTGTTCTCGCTGCTG CAGATGACTATCATTTGGTGATAGCCCCACAGTCTCCAGTGGTTCAGATTGGGTCTAACTTCACAGCTACGTGCATGATCATCAACACAACCGAAGTCACAGCAGATGATCTCTACTGGAAGTGCTCTGAAATTATACCCAAAGAACATTACATCAAAATCAACACTTCAGCACTTAATGTCACTGTCACCATCAGAAGTGAAAAGTCTGAATGGTTATTGTGCAAATGCAAGACAGTGTCACAGTATGTTGCCCTAAATGAGGGCAAATTTATTCATGGGATTCTGCTGAGGAAAGGCT ATCGCCCAGAGAAGCCAAAGAATCTGTCTTGTATAGCAGTTCACGAGAGCGAAAAGATCTCATCAAACATCAGATGTCAGTGGGAAGCAGTAGGAAATCAAACGGAAGCTGTCCCTACAAATTATACACTGTTTGTTAGACAAACAGG GAGTGATAAAGTCTATACTGCATCAATATTAGGGCCAGTAAACAGTACCACAGTGGATATGAATTTCTTTCCTCATCATATGGAACTGGAGATTTGGGTGGTGGCACAAAATGAACTTGGAAAAGAAGAGTCTGAACATCTGATAAAGCTTGCTAATTGCTTTG TAAAAACAAAGCCTCCATCCGTCACAGTCATTTCAGAGGCAGTTTTTCCCACCTCCCTTGTGATGAACTGGACTTCTTCGATTGATAAACGTTATCTGGAAACGATATATGAAATTAGATACTGCCCATTGGGATCTCAAATGTGGATTTAT GTACCCCTGGAAGACACTTCGAGGTATATACAGTCCTTTAGACTCCAGAACCTGACTCCAGACACAGTTTATGTCACTCAAGTACGGTGCAAATATAATAACAAGAACTGTGGTTACTGGAGTGACTGGAGTAGGAACGTTACCGAGAGAACACCAGAGGATT TACCAACAAGTAAACCAGATGTATGGATAATCACGTCGGCGGAAGGCATAAATAAACGACAAATTGAGTTCATTTGTAAG GATCCCGAGGTTTCCAATGGGAGGATAAGAAGATTTAACATAACGATTGAGAAACAAAAGTATAGAATCAGGAATGGAACTTGGGAGATTATTCCAGTGAACAGAAGTCTGACAGATGGCAGCTCAAGTAAAAAACAGTTCACTCCACTAAAAACTATTCGCTTGGATGATGAGGAGTCTGTGACCGTGTATGTCACAGCCATAAATTCTGTGGGGGCATCTCCTCAGGCAAAGTTGATCATTTACCGCAAAGCACGGG AACCTCCTGCAGTGGAAAAAATGGAGGTACAGTTCCTTGACGGTCAGCTGTTGATTTCATGGAAATCCCCCAACAGAACAGTGTCCGAGTATGTGGTGGAATGGGTCGGTGATGGTGAGAGAAACTGGCAGAGGGAAAATGGAAAAGCAAACTGCAGTACAATTAAag GGGACCTTAAGAGATTTGTTCACTACAGAATATCAGTGTACCCTATATATGGCAAAGTGGTTGGGAAGCCAGTCCATGAACAAGCCTATGCTGAGCAAGGAG ttccATCACAAGCCCCTACTGTCAACCTGAGTGGTGACCCAGGATGTTACACAGCCAAGCTGGAGTGGGATGAGATTCCTCTGATAAAACGGCGCGGCTTCATCACAAACTACACAATATACTATCGAAGCGGGACTGAAACTCATG GCATAATTGTGCCACCTAACACGACCTCATACACTCTGACATCATTATCACGCAACACAAAGTATGACATTTGGATAAAGGCTTCAACTATCAGAGGCTCAGTCAATGGATCTAACCACTCATTCACTACTCTGAAATATG CACCAGGAGAAATTGAAGGCATTGTGGTAGGAGTGAGCCTTGGGTTTCTGTTTGTTGTTCTCATGACCATGCTGCTCTGTTTCTGCAAAAAAGATGT gATCAAGGACAACTTTTGGCCTCAGATTCCAAATCCCGGAGATAGCACCATTGGGAACTGGTCTCCAGATTATCCTTTGAAA GCAGAGGCACCAAGAGAGAACTGTCTATCTGGCATCAGTGTGCTTAATGTGGATGTTTGTGATGCAAAGTGTGTATTCGAGGAGGACAAGGCAAGTCTGCCTCTGAAAAAGGACAAGTATCTGTCTGAGGAGCACAGCAGTGGAATCGGTGGCTCCTCCTGCATGTCCTCACCTCGACAGAGTGTGTCTGACAGTGATGAGGGTGGTGATATGGCTGACACCACGGCCAGCACTATTCAGTACTCCTCTGTAGTCGCCTCCAGTGGTTACAAGGGCCAGAACCCAAGCTCTCTGCCCCAGCAGTCCATTTTTTCACGGTCTGAGTCCACACAGCCACTGCTGGACTGTGAAGAGAACCATGACACCATGGTGCAGGAGGGCAGCAGACAGTGTTTCCTGAGACAGCCCTGCTTTAATCACAATGCAGGGAATGAAAATGCCACCGACAGTAATGACTTCAACCCGTTGGAGATGGAGCAGCAAGAGGTGCTGGACTTCTGTCCCCTGGAAGAAGACACTGAACACACAGCACCTACAGATTGCCAATCTGATGACTGGATACCAGCAACGGTCTCCAGCTACATGCCTCAGCTGGGTGGCTACAGGCCACAGTAA
- the il6st gene encoding interleukin-6 receptor subunit beta isoform X2 encodes MVSAAVLHLCVLAWVASVLAADDYHLVIAPQSPVVQIGSNFTATCMIINTTEVTADDLYWKCSEIIPKEHYIKINTSALNVTVTIRSEKSEWLLCKCKTVSQYVALNEGKFIHGILLRKGYRPEKPKNLSCIAVHESEKISSNIRCQWEAVGNQTEAVPTNYTLFVRQTGSDKVYTASILGPVNSTTVDMNFFPHHMELEIWVVAQNELGKEESEHLIKLANCFVKTKPPSVTVISEAVFPTSLVMNWTSSIDKRYLETIYEIRYCPLGSQMWIYVPLEDTSRYIQSFRLQNLTPDTVYVTQVRCKYNNKNCGYWSDWSRNVTERTPEDLPTSKPDVWIITSAEGINKRQIEFICKDPEVSNGRIRRFNITIEKQKYRIRNGTWEIIPVNRSLTDGSSSKKQFTPLKTIRLDDEESVTVYVTAINSVGASPQAKLIIYRKAREPPAVEKMEVQFLDGQLLISWKSPNRTVSEYVVEWVGDGERNWQRENGKANCSTIKGDLKRFVHYRISVYPIYGKVVGKPVHEQAYAEQGVPSQAPTVNLSGDPGCYTAKLEWDEIPLIKRRGFITNYTIYYRSGTETHGIIVPPNTTSYTLTSLSRNTKYDIWIKASTIRGSVNGSNHSFTTLKYAPGEIEGIVVGVSLGFLFVVLMTMLLCFCKKDVIKDNFWPQIPNPGDSTIGNWSPDYPLKAEAPRENCLSGISVLNVDVCDAKCVFEEDKASLPLKKDKYLSEEHSSGIGGSSCMSSPRQSVSDSDEGGDMADTTASTIQYSSVVASSGYKGQNPSSLPQQSIFSRSESTQPLLDCEENHDTMVQEGSRQCFLRQPCFNHNAGNENATDSNDFNPLEMEQQEVLDFCPLEEDTEHTAPTDCQSDDWIPATVSSYMPQLGGYRPQ; translated from the exons ATGGTCTCTGCAGCTGTGCTCCATCTGTGCGTTTTAGCTTGGGTGGCTTCTGTTCTCGCTGCTG ATGACTATCATTTGGTGATAGCCCCACAGTCTCCAGTGGTTCAGATTGGGTCTAACTTCACAGCTACGTGCATGATCATCAACACAACCGAAGTCACAGCAGATGATCTCTACTGGAAGTGCTCTGAAATTATACCCAAAGAACATTACATCAAAATCAACACTTCAGCACTTAATGTCACTGTCACCATCAGAAGTGAAAAGTCTGAATGGTTATTGTGCAAATGCAAGACAGTGTCACAGTATGTTGCCCTAAATGAGGGCAAATTTATTCATGGGATTCTGCTGAGGAAAGGCT ATCGCCCAGAGAAGCCAAAGAATCTGTCTTGTATAGCAGTTCACGAGAGCGAAAAGATCTCATCAAACATCAGATGTCAGTGGGAAGCAGTAGGAAATCAAACGGAAGCTGTCCCTACAAATTATACACTGTTTGTTAGACAAACAGG GAGTGATAAAGTCTATACTGCATCAATATTAGGGCCAGTAAACAGTACCACAGTGGATATGAATTTCTTTCCTCATCATATGGAACTGGAGATTTGGGTGGTGGCACAAAATGAACTTGGAAAAGAAGAGTCTGAACATCTGATAAAGCTTGCTAATTGCTTTG TAAAAACAAAGCCTCCATCCGTCACAGTCATTTCAGAGGCAGTTTTTCCCACCTCCCTTGTGATGAACTGGACTTCTTCGATTGATAAACGTTATCTGGAAACGATATATGAAATTAGATACTGCCCATTGGGATCTCAAATGTGGATTTAT GTACCCCTGGAAGACACTTCGAGGTATATACAGTCCTTTAGACTCCAGAACCTGACTCCAGACACAGTTTATGTCACTCAAGTACGGTGCAAATATAATAACAAGAACTGTGGTTACTGGAGTGACTGGAGTAGGAACGTTACCGAGAGAACACCAGAGGATT TACCAACAAGTAAACCAGATGTATGGATAATCACGTCGGCGGAAGGCATAAATAAACGACAAATTGAGTTCATTTGTAAG GATCCCGAGGTTTCCAATGGGAGGATAAGAAGATTTAACATAACGATTGAGAAACAAAAGTATAGAATCAGGAATGGAACTTGGGAGATTATTCCAGTGAACAGAAGTCTGACAGATGGCAGCTCAAGTAAAAAACAGTTCACTCCACTAAAAACTATTCGCTTGGATGATGAGGAGTCTGTGACCGTGTATGTCACAGCCATAAATTCTGTGGGGGCATCTCCTCAGGCAAAGTTGATCATTTACCGCAAAGCACGGG AACCTCCTGCAGTGGAAAAAATGGAGGTACAGTTCCTTGACGGTCAGCTGTTGATTTCATGGAAATCCCCCAACAGAACAGTGTCCGAGTATGTGGTGGAATGGGTCGGTGATGGTGAGAGAAACTGGCAGAGGGAAAATGGAAAAGCAAACTGCAGTACAATTAAag GGGACCTTAAGAGATTTGTTCACTACAGAATATCAGTGTACCCTATATATGGCAAAGTGGTTGGGAAGCCAGTCCATGAACAAGCCTATGCTGAGCAAGGAG ttccATCACAAGCCCCTACTGTCAACCTGAGTGGTGACCCAGGATGTTACACAGCCAAGCTGGAGTGGGATGAGATTCCTCTGATAAAACGGCGCGGCTTCATCACAAACTACACAATATACTATCGAAGCGGGACTGAAACTCATG GCATAATTGTGCCACCTAACACGACCTCATACACTCTGACATCATTATCACGCAACACAAAGTATGACATTTGGATAAAGGCTTCAACTATCAGAGGCTCAGTCAATGGATCTAACCACTCATTCACTACTCTGAAATATG CACCAGGAGAAATTGAAGGCATTGTGGTAGGAGTGAGCCTTGGGTTTCTGTTTGTTGTTCTCATGACCATGCTGCTCTGTTTCTGCAAAAAAGATGT gATCAAGGACAACTTTTGGCCTCAGATTCCAAATCCCGGAGATAGCACCATTGGGAACTGGTCTCCAGATTATCCTTTGAAA GCAGAGGCACCAAGAGAGAACTGTCTATCTGGCATCAGTGTGCTTAATGTGGATGTTTGTGATGCAAAGTGTGTATTCGAGGAGGACAAGGCAAGTCTGCCTCTGAAAAAGGACAAGTATCTGTCTGAGGAGCACAGCAGTGGAATCGGTGGCTCCTCCTGCATGTCCTCACCTCGACAGAGTGTGTCTGACAGTGATGAGGGTGGTGATATGGCTGACACCACGGCCAGCACTATTCAGTACTCCTCTGTAGTCGCCTCCAGTGGTTACAAGGGCCAGAACCCAAGCTCTCTGCCCCAGCAGTCCATTTTTTCACGGTCTGAGTCCACACAGCCACTGCTGGACTGTGAAGAGAACCATGACACCATGGTGCAGGAGGGCAGCAGACAGTGTTTCCTGAGACAGCCCTGCTTTAATCACAATGCAGGGAATGAAAATGCCACCGACAGTAATGACTTCAACCCGTTGGAGATGGAGCAGCAAGAGGTGCTGGACTTCTGTCCCCTGGAAGAAGACACTGAACACACAGCACCTACAGATTGCCAATCTGATGACTGGATACCAGCAACGGTCTCCAGCTACATGCCTCAGCTGGGTGGCTACAGGCCACAGTAA
- the il6st gene encoding interleukin-6 receptor subunit beta isoform X3: protein MVSAAVLHLCVLAWVASVLAADRPEKPKNLSCIAVHESEKISSNIRCQWEAVGNQTEAVPTNYTLFVRQTGSDKVYTASILGPVNSTTVDMNFFPHHMELEIWVVAQNELGKEESEHLIKLANCFVKTKPPSVTVISEAVFPTSLVMNWTSSIDKRYLETIYEIRYCPLGSQMWIYVPLEDTSRYIQSFRLQNLTPDTVYVTQVRCKYNNKNCGYWSDWSRNVTERTPEDLPTSKPDVWIITSAEGINKRQIEFICKDPEVSNGRIRRFNITIEKQKYRIRNGTWEIIPVNRSLTDGSSSKKQFTPLKTIRLDDEESVTVYVTAINSVGASPQAKLIIYRKAREPPAVEKMEVQFLDGQLLISWKSPNRTVSEYVVEWVGDGERNWQRENGKANCSTIKGDLKRFVHYRISVYPIYGKVVGKPVHEQAYAEQGVPSQAPTVNLSGDPGCYTAKLEWDEIPLIKRRGFITNYTIYYRSGTETHGIIVPPNTTSYTLTSLSRNTKYDIWIKASTIRGSVNGSNHSFTTLKYAPGEIEGIVVGVSLGFLFVVLMTMLLCFCKKDVIKDNFWPQIPNPGDSTIGNWSPDYPLKAEAPRENCLSGISVLNVDVCDAKCVFEEDKASLPLKKDKYLSEEHSSGIGGSSCMSSPRQSVSDSDEGGDMADTTASTIQYSSVVASSGYKGQNPSSLPQQSIFSRSESTQPLLDCEENHDTMVQEGSRQCFLRQPCFNHNAGNENATDSNDFNPLEMEQQEVLDFCPLEEDTEHTAPTDCQSDDWIPATVSSYMPQLGGYRPQ from the exons ATGGTCTCTGCAGCTGTGCTCCATCTGTGCGTTTTAGCTTGGGTGGCTTCTGTTCTCGCTGCTG ATCGCCCAGAGAAGCCAAAGAATCTGTCTTGTATAGCAGTTCACGAGAGCGAAAAGATCTCATCAAACATCAGATGTCAGTGGGAAGCAGTAGGAAATCAAACGGAAGCTGTCCCTACAAATTATACACTGTTTGTTAGACAAACAGG GAGTGATAAAGTCTATACTGCATCAATATTAGGGCCAGTAAACAGTACCACAGTGGATATGAATTTCTTTCCTCATCATATGGAACTGGAGATTTGGGTGGTGGCACAAAATGAACTTGGAAAAGAAGAGTCTGAACATCTGATAAAGCTTGCTAATTGCTTTG TAAAAACAAAGCCTCCATCCGTCACAGTCATTTCAGAGGCAGTTTTTCCCACCTCCCTTGTGATGAACTGGACTTCTTCGATTGATAAACGTTATCTGGAAACGATATATGAAATTAGATACTGCCCATTGGGATCTCAAATGTGGATTTAT GTACCCCTGGAAGACACTTCGAGGTATATACAGTCCTTTAGACTCCAGAACCTGACTCCAGACACAGTTTATGTCACTCAAGTACGGTGCAAATATAATAACAAGAACTGTGGTTACTGGAGTGACTGGAGTAGGAACGTTACCGAGAGAACACCAGAGGATT TACCAACAAGTAAACCAGATGTATGGATAATCACGTCGGCGGAAGGCATAAATAAACGACAAATTGAGTTCATTTGTAAG GATCCCGAGGTTTCCAATGGGAGGATAAGAAGATTTAACATAACGATTGAGAAACAAAAGTATAGAATCAGGAATGGAACTTGGGAGATTATTCCAGTGAACAGAAGTCTGACAGATGGCAGCTCAAGTAAAAAACAGTTCACTCCACTAAAAACTATTCGCTTGGATGATGAGGAGTCTGTGACCGTGTATGTCACAGCCATAAATTCTGTGGGGGCATCTCCTCAGGCAAAGTTGATCATTTACCGCAAAGCACGGG AACCTCCTGCAGTGGAAAAAATGGAGGTACAGTTCCTTGACGGTCAGCTGTTGATTTCATGGAAATCCCCCAACAGAACAGTGTCCGAGTATGTGGTGGAATGGGTCGGTGATGGTGAGAGAAACTGGCAGAGGGAAAATGGAAAAGCAAACTGCAGTACAATTAAag GGGACCTTAAGAGATTTGTTCACTACAGAATATCAGTGTACCCTATATATGGCAAAGTGGTTGGGAAGCCAGTCCATGAACAAGCCTATGCTGAGCAAGGAG ttccATCACAAGCCCCTACTGTCAACCTGAGTGGTGACCCAGGATGTTACACAGCCAAGCTGGAGTGGGATGAGATTCCTCTGATAAAACGGCGCGGCTTCATCACAAACTACACAATATACTATCGAAGCGGGACTGAAACTCATG GCATAATTGTGCCACCTAACACGACCTCATACACTCTGACATCATTATCACGCAACACAAAGTATGACATTTGGATAAAGGCTTCAACTATCAGAGGCTCAGTCAATGGATCTAACCACTCATTCACTACTCTGAAATATG CACCAGGAGAAATTGAAGGCATTGTGGTAGGAGTGAGCCTTGGGTTTCTGTTTGTTGTTCTCATGACCATGCTGCTCTGTTTCTGCAAAAAAGATGT gATCAAGGACAACTTTTGGCCTCAGATTCCAAATCCCGGAGATAGCACCATTGGGAACTGGTCTCCAGATTATCCTTTGAAA GCAGAGGCACCAAGAGAGAACTGTCTATCTGGCATCAGTGTGCTTAATGTGGATGTTTGTGATGCAAAGTGTGTATTCGAGGAGGACAAGGCAAGTCTGCCTCTGAAAAAGGACAAGTATCTGTCTGAGGAGCACAGCAGTGGAATCGGTGGCTCCTCCTGCATGTCCTCACCTCGACAGAGTGTGTCTGACAGTGATGAGGGTGGTGATATGGCTGACACCACGGCCAGCACTATTCAGTACTCCTCTGTAGTCGCCTCCAGTGGTTACAAGGGCCAGAACCCAAGCTCTCTGCCCCAGCAGTCCATTTTTTCACGGTCTGAGTCCACACAGCCACTGCTGGACTGTGAAGAGAACCATGACACCATGGTGCAGGAGGGCAGCAGACAGTGTTTCCTGAGACAGCCCTGCTTTAATCACAATGCAGGGAATGAAAATGCCACCGACAGTAATGACTTCAACCCGTTGGAGATGGAGCAGCAAGAGGTGCTGGACTTCTGTCCCCTGGAAGAAGACACTGAACACACAGCACCTACAGATTGCCAATCTGATGACTGGATACCAGCAACGGTCTCCAGCTACATGCCTCAGCTGGGTGGCTACAGGCCACAGTAA
- the purg gene encoding purine-rich element-binding protein gamma, with protein MMADGCCKGMERGRGKIASDSLPRHAFPQQYVQTWSQQQGNDIQELASKRVDIQKKRFYLDVKQSVRGRFLKIAEVWIGRGRHDNIRKSKLTLSMSMAPALRYCLGDFIDYYARIGLRGGLAPPQVEDHSNNGQGRGNDSRKRAQEHHANLSPTGSIVSDDHAHRVLKSEFIERDNRKYFLDLKENQRGRFLRIRQTVSKGHGTMGYYGQGIEQTIVLPAQGLIEFRDALSQLIEDYGDEESEDRSRAGSRNRSDNPELPEAASFRVDNKRFYFDVGSNRYGIFLKISEVRQPYRNTITVPLKAWARFGENFIRYEEEMRRIFSCHKDKRTDGQQDSEGQED; from the coding sequence ATGATGGCTGATGGATGTTGCAAAGGAATGGAAAGAGGCAGGGGTAAGATTGCATCAGACTCTTTACCAAGACATGCATTTCCTCAGCAATATGTTCAGACCTGGTCACAGCAGCAAGGAAATGACATCCAAGAATTAGCTTCCAAACGCGTCGACATCCAGAAGAAACGCTTTTATCTAGATGTCAAGCAGAGTGTGCGCGGCCGTTTCCTTAAAATAGCCGAGGTGTGGATAGGAAGGGGCCGTCATGATAACATCAGAAAGAGCAAGCTAACACTGTCTATGTCGATGGCTCCAGCTCTACGCTACTGTCTGGGAGACTTTATAGATTATTACGCCCGCATTGGACTGCGGGGGGGGCTGGCGCCTCCGCAGGTCGAGGACCACAGTAACAATGGCCAGGGCCGCGGGAACGACTCCCGTAAGAGAGCGCAGGAGCATCACGCGAACCTGTCCCCCACCGGTTCTATTGTGTCCGATGACCATGCACACCGTGTTCTAAAGAGCGAATTTATTGAGCGAGACAACAGAAAGTACTTTCTGGACCTGAAGGAGAACCAGAGAGGCAGGTTCCTTCGCATACGGCAGACTGTCAGCAAAGGACACGGTACAATGGGCTACTACGGCCAGGGCATCGAGCAGACCATAGTGTTACCCGCACAGGGACTGATTGAGTTCAGAGACGCTCTGTCACAGCTGATTGAAGACTACGGGGACGAAGAGAGCGAAGACCGCAGCCGAGCAGGCTCCAGGAATCGCAGTGATAACCCCGAGCTTCCAGAGGCTGCGTCATTTCGAGTGGACAACAAAAGGTTTTACTTTGATGTGGGTTCAAACCGGTATggtatctttttaaaaattagcgAAGTGCGACAGCCGTATAGAAACACCATCACAGTTCCCCTAAAAGCCTGGGCTAGATTCGGAGAGAATTTCATCAGGTACGAGGAGGAGATGCGACGAATCTTTTCTTGTCACAAAGATAAGAGGACAGATGGCCAGCAAGACAGTGAGGGACAGGAGGACTGA